In the Dethiosulfovibrio peptidovorans genome, one interval contains:
- a CDS encoding 30S ribosomal protein S12, which translates to MPTINQLVRKGRTEKAKKSDSPALQNCPARRGVCTRVYTVTPKKPNSALRKVARVRLTNGIEVTSYIPGVGHNLQEHSVVLVRGGRVKDLPGVRYHIVRGTLDCGGVEGRRRSRSKYGARRPKS; encoded by the coding sequence GTGCCAACGATCAACCAGCTCGTTCGGAAGGGGCGGACTGAAAAAGCCAAGAAATCCGACTCTCCCGCGTTGCAGAACTGTCCGGCACGAAGAGGGGTGTGTACCCGTGTGTATACTGTCACGCCCAAAAAACCCAACTCGGCGCTTCGAAAGGTCGCTCGTGTTCGGTTGACCAATGGAATTGAGGTCACCTCGTATATTCCCGGGGTGGGGCATAATCTACAGGAGCACTCGGTGGTTCTTGTTCGAGGCGGTCGTGTTAAGGACCTCCCCGGTGTTCGCTATCACATCGTCCGGGGTACTCTTGACTGTGGCGGTGTTGAGGGGCGTCGTAGGAGTCGCTCTAAATACGGGGCCCGTCGCCCTAAGTCGTAA